The Thermococcus peptonophilus genomic sequence TTCATTAAAAAGGCTAAGGACGCCATGATCACAGCATTCGTTACGAGGAGCTCAAGCGGAACCCTCCCGGTTACAATGCGCGTCGCCGAGGAAGAGATGGGCGTTGACAAGGGCATATTCTCTTTCACCCTACCGCTCGGTGCGACAATAAACATGGACGGTACTGCCCTCTACCAAGGTGTTACGGTTCTCTTCGTCGCCAACGCTATAGGACACCCACTTACGCTCGGCCAGCAGCTTGTCGTCGTCCTAACGGCAGTTTTGGCTTCAATAGGAACCGCAGGTGTTCCCGGCGCTGGTGCAATAATGCTCGCAATGGTCCTCCAGAGCGTCGGCCTCGATCTTACCGCTGGAAGCCCTGTAGCGCTCGCCTACGCCATGATACTCGGCATCGATGCTATCCTCGACATGGGCAGGACGATGGTCAACGTTACTGGTGACCTCACGGGAACCGTTATCGTAGCAAAGACCGAGAACGAGCTGGACGAGAGCAAGTGGCATTAAACTAATGGTTGTTTTCCTTTATCCCATTTCTGGTCTCTTCTTCACTCTCACGGATCTGGGCAAAGGTTATATACTCTCCCGGGTTTCCCCTCTGGAGAATGCATGGAGGTAATGGCATGAGAAAGTTTGGATTTTTGATGGTTTTCCTTGTCCTCTTCGGACTTCTCGCGGGTGCGGTCTCCGCAGGGGAGGACTACAAAGAGGTTCAGAAGAGCGAATACATTGTTGGATGGGACGGCAGTGCGAACGTGACCCTCCAGACTATCTTCTACAGCCCAGAGGACATGGTGAACGCGACCAAGAAGAGCATACTTGAAATGGGTATCGAGAACGCAACGAAAATGTTCGTTGCCCAGAAAGTCCAGGCACTGGCAGGCCTCGGGCTTACCCTGGAGAACGCCACCGGTGAGATAATCGGCTACAACACCACAGGGCCGCTCACGACCGTTGTAAGGGGCAGACTGGTGAACTTTGCGAGGTACTACTCCTACGACGGTGTTTGGGAAATAACACTCGATGCGCTTAGGATTTCTGACCTGGTTAGAATAAACCCTGCCGCAGTTAACGGCTCAATCTACCTTGAGAACTACTTTACGATAACCCTCCCCGAAGGGGCCGTCATTAAAAACCTCACCAGAGGATTTGACGTTGAATCAAACGGGAGCTACATAAAGCTGGAGACTGAGAGCTCTGGCAGGGTTATCAACGTTCACTCCGTCATCTATCTGAAGGAAGGTATCTCCCAGGACAGCCTCAAGGTTCTCTACTCAAAGCTTCAGCCAGTTGTGATAGCCTATACCGGAAAGGAGGGGAGCGAAAACTACACCACCTGGAACATGGTAATCAGGAACAACATCACCGTCAGGGAAAACGAGACGATCCTCGATACTGTCGAGGAGTACATAGAGCCCGCGGACTACGTGAACTACCTGAAGGTTCAGTTCATCAGTGGGGGAGTCCAGAACGCGGAGCAGTCCCTCTACCAGAGGTACTTCCAGCAGTTCCAGGCTGAGGGAATACAGGTCATAGGTGGGAACGTTAGAATCCTCAACCTCAACTCAACCGGCCCCCTTGTCGTTAAGTACCACTGGGTTCTCCAGGGTCTTGTAAAGAGGGCCAACGACAGCTACGTCTATGTTTACAACCCGAAACTTGAACTCGGAACCCTCGACTTCCCATACAGGTTGAACGCCGAAGTCAACGAGACGAAGATAACCAGAATAATCCTACCCGAGGGCTATCACTTCACTTCCATTCCCAGCGACATCTCTGTGAGCTCCAAGGCTGGATCGGTCACAATGAAAATAGAGAACGTTAGCGAGAGGGAAGTTGTGATAACCAGCAACGTCCTCCTCCGCTACGGCGTTCCGGCCGAGGACTACAAAGACCTAATGGCGAAGGTGCCCGATAAGGTCGAGTTCAGGTATGTAAACGACGTTGAAGCGGGCTCAAAGAGCACCTGTGGTCCAGCTTTCCTCGTCGGCCTTGCCGTCGTGCCGCTCCTCCTCAGAAGGAGGAAGTGAAAGCTTTTCGCTTTTGGTTTTCCTCTTCTTTCCTTTCGATACTCATTTAAATGGCGAGGTCTTATTTTCTGCTGGTGATGATAATGGCCACGAGGAAGCTCTACTACGAGGACGCCTATTTGAAGGAGGCCAAAGCGAAGGTTCTGGAAATAAGGGACAACGCCCTCCTTCTCGACCAGACGGTATTCTACCCGACCGGGGGCGGCCAGCCCCACGACAGGGGGACTATAAACGGCGTTGAAGTTCTGGATGTTTACAAGGACGAGGAAGGCAACGTCTGGCACGTTGTCGCTGAGCCTGAGAAGTTCAAGATTGGAGATGAAGTTGAGCTGAAGATAGACTGGGACTACCGCTACAAGCTGATGAGGATACACAGCGCGATGCACCTTCTCGACCACGTCCTCAACGAAGTCCTTGGAAGGGGCAACTGGAGGCTCTACGGGAGCGGGATGAGCGCCGAGAAGGGCAGGTATGACATAGAGTACCCCGAGAACGTCAACCAGTACAAGGAGAAGATAATAGAGCTCTTCAACCGCTATGTCGATGAGGGCGGCGAGATGAAGATATGGTGGGAAGGTGAAACGCGCTATACCCAGATAAGGGACTTTGAGCCAATTCCCTGCGGCGGAACGCACGTGAGGGACATAAAGGAGATAGGCCACCTCAAGAAGCTCAAGCGCTCCAGTCTCGGAAGGGGCAAGCAGAGGCTTGAGATATGGCTTGAGGACTGAATTTTTGCTGCCCTTCTCCATTTACTTTCAGGGGGCTTTATTATCTTGGCGGTTTTAAGAGTCTGCACCCTCAACCTACACGGGAAGCAGGAGAACGACGATATTAGATTTTCTCGCATAGCTGACCTTCTCTCTGAGCTCGAACCAGACCTCTGCGCCCTCCAAGAAGTAGTAGTGGATGGCGAGAGAACAACGGCGGGGAGGCTCGCGGAACTGCTCGAAGAAAGAACTGGGGAAGAATACTATCCCTACTTCGTCGAGACGCACCTCTTTTATGAGAAGTACCCTGAAGGAGTGGCCGTCCTCTCAAGGCACCCGTTCAGAAGTACGTGGGCGGCGGACTTGAACGATATCCCAATTCCCCCGCTCCTCCCGAGGAAGGCCGCGATCGTGGAAGTTGATGTGGAAGGAAATTCGCTTATCTTCGCCTCCGTTCACCTCGACCACCACGAGAACCCTTTGGTGAGGAAGTTCCAGGCCGAGAAGCTGCTTGAGGCTCTGGACAAGTTATCTCCAAAGGATGCCGCCGTGCTCCTAGCCGGAGACTTCAACGACACCGAAGACTCCCCTGTGGTTGGGCTCCTGCAGGAACGTGGTTTTGTGGATGCCTACCGAGTCATTAACGATGATCCAGGATTCACATTCCCTGCGGAAGGCCCGAAGATGAGGATAGACTATGTCTTCGTAAAGGACCTAGAAGTGCTCTCTGTGAAGAGAATCCTGATGGATAAAGGGCTTAGCGACCACTTTGGGGTTTATTTGGAATTCGAAGTGAAAAGATAAAAAGCAGATCAGAAGACCATGGCTTTCCTCTTTTTCTCCACTATCCCAACATCGCTGTTGTAGTCCATCTCGATGCCGAAGACACCGAAGCGCTCGTAGAGGTCTTCGCTGGAGAACTTCGCCTCGTTCAGCACCCATATCGGAACGTTCACCGTCTTTTCGATGACGAATATCGTAGCCCTCAGCCTCTCCTCGTCGCTCAGCTCTTCCCAGTTCGAGGCGTACTCAAGGGCGGTGTCCAAGAACGGTCTTGGAACGGCAGGCAGGCTAATGAAGGTGTCCCTTGTTGACAGCCAGTCCTCGCTCCCCTTCCACCTAGACAGCGTTTTCAGGGTTTTCCTCATCAACCAGTGTTGACTTATGGCCCTCTCAAATCCGCTCCAGATCTCCTCGTAGAATCTGTCGTTAAGTCTGAGAAGGTAGAGCTCGCTTCCAATCCCTTCAAGCTCACCGAGCAGATTAACGCTCGCCTCGAAGCTCTTTTTGTCGTAGGGGAGGTGGGTTTTCTCCCCCTCAGGCTCGAATATAAGTGCTTTTCCCTTCTTCAGCCCCCTCCTGTTCACCCTCCCGAATCTCTGCACAAGGGCATCGAGTGGGGCGACCTCAGTATAGAGGACGTCATAGTCTATGTCGAGCGAAACTTCAACCACCTGGGTCGCCACGAGGATACCGCTCTCGATACTCTCAACGAGCTCCATCTTTTTCCTCTTGTCCTCGTTGGTGAAGCGGGAGTGGAAGAGGTAAACGTCCTCCCTCTTCCCCTTCAGCTCCGTGTAGAGCTCTCTCGCCCTCGTTACGGTGTTCGCAACCACGAGCACTTTTCCCCTCTCCCCGGCAATCTCGTCCACCGCGTTGAGCAGGGGTTCGTCCCTCACTTCCACATCAACCCTCTTCCTTGAAGAATACCTCTCCTCCACCTTTTTGAACGGAATCAGTGGTTTCAGGCCCCTCTTCTCAAGCTCCTCCGCGAGGGGAGAGGGCAGGGTAGCCGACATGACCGTTACTTCCGCCCCGAGGTGTCTCCTCGCGTACTCAATTCCGTCCAGAATGAGGGAGAGAGTATAGGGGCTGTAGGCGTGTATCTCGTCTATTATCCAATGTGCACCCCTCAGGGCGAACTCCCTCACAGGATAACGCGGGTAGTTGAGGAAAGCGAGGAGAACCTGGTCCACCGTCGAGACGAAGACCGGTTTCATAGCATAGCGGTGGAGGAGCCTCTCGTCGAGCGCTCCCCTGTAGTAAAGGCTTAGGAACAGAAGGCTGTGGGCAAAGGAAACTTTCTCCCCAAACACCGCTTCAAAGCGCCTTCTCATGGCTTCCGTGGTGGTTATGGTGGGGAGGGAGTAGACGAGCTTAACCGCCTCGTCAGGGGTCGCCAAAAGGCTCGTTTCCGTCTTTCCGTCACCTGTAGGCAGTCTAAAGTATCCCCCTCCCTTTCCGAGGACGGCCAGCTGATAGTCCCTCGGCTCAAAGCCCCTTTTCTCCAGGTACTCGAGAGTCTTCTCTCTTGCCCAGTCTCCGGAGAGATGGTAGGTTTCTGCTTTCATTCCCGCGCTCTCAAGCCAGTCCGAAACACGGAGAAGGCCGTTGAAGAGGGTGTAGAGCGCGCGGACGTTGACCGGATCGAGGCCGTAGTCCTCAAGGTCTCCCCCAAGGACGGCCTCTCTGAGCTCCCAGACGAAGTCGGATGGGTTGGATAGTACTTTTCCATCAACTATCAGCTTCTCTCCCCTATCAATCTCCCGCTCGTAGAGGCCCTGGTGGAGATCGGAATGGTGTGACAGGATTGAAGCGAGGGCAATGCTCCTGAAGGGTTCATTGCACGCCAGGAAGGCAGAGGCAAGCTCTACTCCAAGGTAAGCGTGCGGTGGAGCCCTTTTCACATTTCCTTCAAGCTTTGCCTGGAACCTGTCGTCGAGCTTGCCGAGGTCGTGGAGGAAGACGTGCCGCAGGAGGCAGGGTTCGAGGGATGGATCGTGCGGCACCTTCGAGAGCAGCACCTTCGCTATCCCTTCCGCCCCCTTGGAGTGCTCGTAGAGGCTCTTATCGGGCTTCGCTTTCTTTTTCTTCATAAGCTCGACCAGCTCTTCCCACTCCATAGCTCACACCCAGCAGAAGTCTCTATAGGCACATCTTTTACAGTAAGGCTTTCTTTCGGCTCTAGGTGGGCTCTCAAGGGAAATAACCTTTTCGATTCCCCTAAAAGCGTTCTCAAGGGTTTCAACGTCATCCTCGGTCAGCTCGACCTCTTCGGCAGTGCCCTCCCTCGGATAGGAAACGAGCCCCTTGGCCTTCATCCCGGCCTTCCGGAGGAGGTAGAGGTAGTATTTCAGCTGCCATCTCGCAGGTTCCTCGAGCTTTGAGCTCTTCTTCACCTCGATCACCTGGAGGCCATCTCTCTTCCTCACGACGTCGAGCTTCGCCCCCTCAAGGAGAACCTCCCTCCAGTCCCGCTCGTAGGCATCGCCGTGGATCATCCTACCTATAAGCATGTCGTCGTTGTCGAAGTCAAAGTTGAGCCCACGCGAGAAGAACCACAGCTCCCTCCTGCAGGCGAAGTAGTACTGCACCATAACTCCTGTTATCCTAACGCGTTCCTCCATCAGATTATCTCCCCCACGGGGCTTTTGTCGGTTCCAATTACGTGGAGCGTGAAGTTTGAACCTGGGAGCTCGTAGATTAGAACGGAGTCGTTATCCTCAATGAGGTCCTCAAGCGTTCTCTTTATCTCGTAAAGCTGTGCCCTCGTCACTTCGCCCTCGAAGACGCTGTTCTGGCGCCAGTGGAGGTGAGTCCTGAGGAAGCGGTGAACTTTCGAGACACGCTTAACGTCAACATCATAGACAACTATGACGTACATCACCACCACGCCCGCAGAGAGGTGTAAGTCTTATCCCCAAATAGGTGCCTAACGAGGGAGTACCCTTCAAGCCTGATGAGGTACCTAATGGAAACGTTCCTCTTGAGCCTCGGGTGGAGGACTTTCCTCTCAAGCTCGCCGTTAAGCTCTGGCAGAAAAACCCTCAGCCCCTCGCGGTTGAACATGACTCCAACGTCCCTCTCGAAGTGCTCTTCCTTTATCTTTCCCCTGTTTACGAGCCTCAGAATGACGCGGAAGACCGTTACCGGCTTGAAGATGTCGGCGAAGTCGAGGGCCAGCGAGTACCTCCTCTCGAGAGGTTCGTGGAGGAAGCTTATGGCAGGGTGGAGGTAGGTCTTCCTTATCTCCGAGAGGGCCACAGTGTATAGGACGGAGTTGCCGTAGCTTATCATGGCGTTGACCTCGTCCTTAGGCGGCCTTCTGTTCCTCTCCTTGAACTCGAAGTTCTTTAAGAGCGACCCGAAGATCGTGTAGAACTCCTTCCAAAGGGTGCTTTCAACTCCCATAAGCTCGGCCGGGCTTTCTCCCTCAACTGGAACTTCCTCGATTGCTGAGGCATCGGCGCGGTAGGACTTCAGAAGGGCGAGCATTGAGGCCTTTATTCCCTTAACGAACTGGCCTGCTATGTAGAGGCGCTTTTCACTGTCAAGGTAGTGCTCAGCCTGCCTTATAACAA encodes the following:
- a CDS encoding CGP-CTERM sorting domain-containing protein yields the protein MRKFGFLMVFLVLFGLLAGAVSAGEDYKEVQKSEYIVGWDGSANVTLQTIFYSPEDMVNATKKSILEMGIENATKMFVAQKVQALAGLGLTLENATGEIIGYNTTGPLTTVVRGRLVNFARYYSYDGVWEITLDALRISDLVRINPAAVNGSIYLENYFTITLPEGAVIKNLTRGFDVESNGSYIKLETESSGRVINVHSVIYLKEGISQDSLKVLYSKLQPVVIAYTGKEGSENYTTWNMVIRNNITVRENETILDTVEEYIEPADYVNYLKVQFISGGVQNAEQSLYQRYFQQFQAEGIQVIGGNVRILNLNSTGPLVVKYHWVLQGLVKRANDSYVYVYNPKLELGTLDFPYRLNAEVNETKITRIILPEGYHFTSIPSDISVSSKAGSVTMKIENVSEREVVITSNVLLRYGVPAEDYKDLMAKVPDKVEFRYVNDVEAGSKSTCGPAFLVGLAVVPLLLRRRK
- a CDS encoding alanyl-tRNA editing protein: MIMATRKLYYEDAYLKEAKAKVLEIRDNALLLDQTVFYPTGGGQPHDRGTINGVEVLDVYKDEEGNVWHVVAEPEKFKIGDEVELKIDWDYRYKLMRIHSAMHLLDHVLNEVLGRGNWRLYGSGMSAEKGRYDIEYPENVNQYKEKIIELFNRYVDEGGEMKIWWEGETRYTQIRDFEPIPCGGTHVRDIKEIGHLKKLKRSSLGRGKQRLEIWLED
- a CDS encoding endonuclease/exonuclease/phosphatase family protein, whose product is MAVLRVCTLNLHGKQENDDIRFSRIADLLSELEPDLCALQEVVVDGERTTAGRLAELLEERTGEEYYPYFVETHLFYEKYPEGVAVLSRHPFRSTWAADLNDIPIPPLLPRKAAIVEVDVEGNSLIFASVHLDHHENPLVRKFQAEKLLEALDKLSPKDAAVLLAGDFNDTEDSPVVGLLQERGFVDAYRVINDDPGFTFPAEGPKMRIDYVFVKDLEVLSVKRILMDKGLSDHFGVYLEFEVKR
- a CDS encoding CRISPR-associated helicase/endonuclease Cas3, which translates into the protein MEWEELVELMKKKKAKPDKSLYEHSKGAEGIAKVLLSKVPHDPSLEPCLLRHVFLHDLGKLDDRFQAKLEGNVKRAPPHAYLGVELASAFLACNEPFRSIALASILSHHSDLHQGLYEREIDRGEKLIVDGKVLSNPSDFVWELREAVLGGDLEDYGLDPVNVRALYTLFNGLLRVSDWLESAGMKAETYHLSGDWAREKTLEYLEKRGFEPRDYQLAVLGKGGGYFRLPTGDGKTETSLLATPDEAVKLVYSLPTITTTEAMRRRFEAVFGEKVSFAHSLLFLSLYYRGALDERLLHRYAMKPVFVSTVDQVLLAFLNYPRYPVREFALRGAHWIIDEIHAYSPYTLSLILDGIEYARRHLGAEVTVMSATLPSPLAEELEKRGLKPLIPFKKVEERYSSRKRVDVEVRDEPLLNAVDEIAGERGKVLVVANTVTRARELYTELKGKREDVYLFHSRFTNEDKRKKMELVESIESGILVATQVVEVSLDIDYDVLYTEVAPLDALVQRFGRVNRRGLKKGKALIFEPEGEKTHLPYDKKSFEASVNLLGELEGIGSELYLLRLNDRFYEEIWSGFERAISQHWLMRKTLKTLSRWKGSEDWLSTRDTFISLPAVPRPFLDTALEYASNWEELSDEERLRATIFVIEKTVNVPIWVLNEAKFSSEDLYERFGVFGIEMDYNSDVGIVEKKRKAMVF
- the cas4 gene encoding CRISPR-associated protein Cas4, which encodes MEERVRITGVMVQYYFACRRELWFFSRGLNFDFDNDDMLIGRMIHGDAYERDWREVLLEGAKLDVVRKRDGLQVIEVKKSSKLEEPARWQLKYYLYLLRKAGMKAKGLVSYPREGTAEEVELTEDDVETLENAFRGIEKVISLESPPRAERKPYCKRCAYRDFCWV
- the cas2 gene encoding CRISPR-associated endonuclease Cas2; this encodes MYVIVVYDVDVKRVSKVHRFLRTHLHWRQNSVFEGEVTRAQLYEIKRTLEDLIEDNDSVLIYELPGSNFTLHVIGTDKSPVGEII
- the cas1b gene encoding type I-B CRISPR-associated endonuclease Cas1b; this translates as MKKPVYITQMGVLERKGNTLFFENENGKKAIPVNSTSEVHCFKPVTLTSGAIKLLSEKNVPVHFYNKYGYYRGSYMPAEGQVSGSVVIRQAEHYLDSEKRLYIAGQFVKGIKASMLALLKSYRADASAIEEVPVEGESPAELMGVESTLWKEFYTIFGSLLKNFEFKERNRRPPKDEVNAMISYGNSVLYTVALSEIRKTYLHPAISFLHEPLERRYSLALDFADIFKPVTVFRVILRLVNRGKIKEEHFERDVGVMFNREGLRVFLPELNGELERKVLHPRLKRNVSIRYLIRLEGYSLVRHLFGDKTYTSLRAWW